The DNA segment CGCCGGCGCACGTCGCCGCGGCGGCGCACCAGCCACACCAGCAGCACGGCGGGCAGCAGCACCAGCAGCCAGGCCGGCCGCAGGAAATGAAAATGGACGAGGCTGTCGGCCAGCGGCTGCATCAGCTGGCCTCCCCGGCATTGCCAGTCGGCCCGGCGGCGGCGGCATGGCGCGCGCGCGACAGCCACGCCACGTACGCCAGCATCAGCAGCTGATACCCCAGCACGATCGCCACGGCAGCGCCCAGCGGCCACATGAACAGCTCGCGCCGGGGTCGCCACGACAAGGTCTTGTGCTGGTGCGGGGTGATCCGGTCCAGCGTCGCGTAGATGCCTTCCAGCCCCGCCTGGTCGGCGCCGAAGAAATAGCGCCCGCCGGTCTGCGCGGCAATGCGCTGCAGCACGCCCAGGTCTACCTTCTCCTCGCCGGCGGCATTGGGGTCGCCAATGCCAATGGTATGCACCTTGACACCCCGTTCCCGGGCGATGCCCGCGGCGCGCTCGGGCGGCATGCGGCTGGCGGTGTCGTTGCCATCGGTCAGCACGATCAGCACCTTGTCGGCCGCTTCGCTGTGGTCGAACAGCTTGATGCCGAGGCCAATGGCATCACCCAGCGCGGTGCTCGGCCCGGCCTCGCCCGGCAGCATCCCATCGATCAGCGTCTGCACCAGCCGATGGTCGAGCGTGAACGGCGCCAGCGGATACGGCGCGTCACCGAACACGATCAGGCCGATGCGGTCGCCCGGTCGCTTCGCGACGAAACCGCTGACCACCTGCCGCACCGCCTGCACGCGCGGGATCAGCGTGCCGGACGGATCGCGGAAGTCGCGCGTGTCCATCGACTGCGACAGGTCCAGCGCGATCAGCAGGTCGCGCACCGGCTGCACCTTCTGCAACGGCGCTTCCAGGAACTGCGGCCTGGCCATGGCCGTCACCACCAGCGCCCAGGCCAGCGGCGCCAGCACGCGCTGCAGCCGGTTGCGGCGCGGCACCACGGCGCCCGGGGCAGGCGTCAGCCCGGCCGCGCTGGCGACCTCGCCAAAAAAGGGCAGGCGCACCGAGGCGCTTTCCTCGCGGTACGGCGGCAGCCACCACCACAGCAGCAGCGGCAATGGCAGCAGCACGAAAAGCCAGGGATATTCAAACTGGTACATGATGCCCGGCGATCCAGCGCCGGCACGCGCCGGCAACGGCCTCGACCTGCGTGTCGGGCCACTGCGCCAGCGCCGCATCGCCGCGGTACTCGGCGTCCTGCACCAGCGCGGCCAGCAGTGGCGCTGTGTCCTGCGCACGGCCCGCGTGCGCCTGCAGGAAGGCGGCCCACTCGGCACCGGCGAGGCTGGCCACCTGCGTTCGCGGCCACGCGGCCAGCGCGGTGCGCTTGAGCAGCGCCGCCATCGCCTGCAGTGCCGCGGCACGGCTCACCACGTCTTTGCCGGCGTCGGCGCGCAGGCGAGCCAGCTCGGCCAGCGCCTCGCGCCGGTAGCGGTTGGCCCGATGGCGCCGCCATGCGCGCCATCCGGCCCACGCGAGCGCCGCCAGCAGCACCGCGCCGAGGATCGGCCAACCAATCGTCTGTGGTGCCCATGACGGCGGCGGCGGCATGGCCAGGTCGGCCAACTGGTGCAAGGTGGCAGCGCTGCCGGTATCACCCGGCGCAGTGCTGTGGGTCAGGCTCATGGCGCAGCCCCCGCGCGCTGGCGCACCGGCGCCTGCTGCAACGGCCGGCCCAGCAGCCGGCGCAGCTGCAGCGCCGTGTCCTCGGCCGCCGACAGCGGCAGCAGGGGCACGCCAATCGCATGGTGCCAGTCCAGCAGCTCACGGCCATGGGTATCGGCAAATTCGGCGATGCTGCGCCGCACCGCCGCCTGCCCGAACCCCAGTTCGACCTGTAGTTCGCCATCGCTGACCACCAGCTGCCCGGATGCCGGCAGCTCGCTCAGGAAGGGGTCGTGGACCAGCATGGTCAGCACGTCATTGCGCGCGGCCAGCGACAGCATCAGGTCGCGGGTGCGTGCATCGTGACCGTCGAAGTCGCTGATGACGATGACCAGGCAGTCATGGCTCCCCAGCCGCACGGCGCGGTCCAGCGCCGCGTTGAGCTGGCCGGCGGCGCGCCGCGCGGGTGCGTCGGGGCGCAACGCCTGGTTCAGGGTCGCGATGCCGCCCAGCAGCTGCTGCACCGCCTGGCGGCTGCGGCGCGGCCGGAATTCAGCGATCTGCGTGTCGCCAAACACCACGCCGCCGACGCGGTCGCCCTCGGCCAGCACGCGCCACGCCGCCAGCGCTGCGGCCTCGGCAGCACTGACGGACTTCATCGCGCGCCGGCTGCCAAAGAACATATTGATGCGCTGGTCCACCACCAGCAGCACCGGACGGTCTTTCTCCTCGCTATAGACGCGCACATGCGGCTTGCCGGTGCGCGCGGTCACGCGCCAGTCCATGCTGCGGATATCGTCGCCCGGCAGGTACAGGCGCAGCTCTTCGAAACTTAGCCCGCGCCCGCGCACGCGCGAGGCATGGCGACCGGCCAGAACGCTGTGCACCGGCTGGCGCGGCAGGAAATGGAAGTCGCGCGCGGCCACTTCCAGCGCGGCCAGCGCTGCCGCATCGACGCTGACGCCGGGCGTAGCTTGTGACGACGGCGCCTGTACTTCAGCCGGCGCGGCACGGGCCAGGGCTCGGAATGGCAGTCGCATCGCTGGGATCCTCGCGGCGCTCAGGCCACCGCGACCTGCTGCACAAGGCGGTCGATCGCTGCGTCAGCGCCGATTCCGGCCGCATGCGCCTCATACGACAGGATCAGGCGATGGCGGAAGACATCATGCACCACCGCCTGCACGTCTTCCGGCGTGACAAAGTCACGGCCGTGCAGCCACGCGTGCGCGCGCGCCACCTTGTCCAGCCCGATCGAGCCGCGCGGGCTGACGCCGATCTGGATCCACTCCGCCAGGTCATCGTCCACCGCCTTGGGTGCGCGCGTGGCCTGCACCAGCGCCACCACGTAGCGTGCCACCGCATCGCTGACATGGATGCCGTGGATTTCGGCGCGGGCGTTGAAGATCGACGCCGGTGCAAGCCGGATGGCATGGGCGGCGGCTGAGGCACCCGCGGCACCGCCCTCTTCCTCGCGCGCCAGCCGCACGATGTCGGCCTCGGCATCCGCCTCGGGGTAGCCCACGCTGACATGCATCAGGAAACGGTCCATCTGCGCCTCGGGCAGCGGATAGGTGCCCTCCTGCTCGATCGGGTTCTGCGTGGCCATCACCAGGAACAGCGGCTCAAGCTTGTGCGTGGTGCCGCCGACGGTGACCTGGCGTTCTTCCATGGCCTCAAGCAAGGCCGCCTGCACCTTGGCGGGCGAACGGTTGACCTCGTCGGCCAGCACCAGGTTGGCGAAAACCGGGCCTGGCTGGAAGCGGAACTCACCCTTGCCGCCCTCGGTGAAATACAGCTCCGAACCCGTGATATCCGCGGGCAGCAGGTCCGGCGTGAACTGGATGCGCGACAGCCGCGCGTCGAGGTTGCGCGCCAGCATCTTGATGGCGCGGGTCTTGGCCAGCCCCGGCAGCCCTTCCACCAGCAGGTGGCCATCGGCGAGCAGGCCCAGCAGCAGGCGTTCGATCATGCGCTGCTGCCCGACAATGGATTCGCCCATGCGCTGCTGCAGGGCCAGTACGTCGTCGCGGGCGCTCATGGCACGGTCCTCGGCGCTGCCGGCGCGCCGCGAGTGGCGCCGCCACCGACGAACCAGGCGTAGTAGGGGTTGTCCGGGTCGGCGCGCATCACCTGCGCGATATGGCTGGCCCAGCCTTCGCGGTCGCCGCGGTAGGCGTCGAGCCCGGCGCGGTAGAAGGTATGCAGGATCCGGCGCTCGCGTTGCACGTCTTGCCACAGCGCCTCGTCGGCGCCGGTCAGCGGTGGTTCGCTCTGCAGCGAAAGCAGCTTCGCCAGCGTTTCCGGGAAGGCCTCGCGCCGCACCCAGCCGGCGTATTCGATGCGGGGCCGGTCGTCGGTCACGGCCGGCGCATCGGCGGCGTACCAGTCCAGTCCGGTGCGGTCTGTGACCCAGGTCGCCAGCAGCGCCGCCGGCGAGCGCACGCCCACGGCCTGCAGCGCGGCGGCCACCTCGGGCTGGGCAAAGCCGGCGCGGATGCGGGCCGCGTCCAGCGTCAGCGGCGACAGCGACCCGACCAGCATCATCTCGTGCAGCTCGGTGGTCCACAGCATCGCGTGCGGGAACACGTCGAGGAAGCTGCGCACCAGCATGCGTGTGTCCTCGTCGTTCTGCGTCGGCAGCGGCAGCCATTGCGCGACCAGCCCGCCGGGCTGCAGGCGCGCGGCCGCGAGCCGGTAGAAGTCGGTCGAGTACAGGCTGGCTACGCCCGCGGCGGACGGCGGCGGCGGCTCCAGCGTGATCAGGTCGTAGCGCTGCGGGCTCTGCAGCAGCTCGCGCCTGCCGTCGCGCAGGCGGACCTCCACGCGCCGGTCAGTCGCAACGCCGAAGTTGCCGGTGAACTTCGGCACTGCACGCGCCACCGGCGGCAGCAGCTCCGCCACCACGCGCCGCTCCAGCCCCGGCCAGGCCAGCGTCGCGCCTGCGGTGATGCCCGTGCCCAGCCCGATCACCAGCGTGGCCCTGGGCGTGCCGCCATGCACGATCAGCGGCAGCAGCGCCTGCAGCCGCATATAGCGCAGCGAAGTCATGGTATCGCCCGAATTGGAAACGCCCTGGATGTAGAGGCGCCGGAAGCGGTGGTGGGGCGAACTCTGCTCCACCACCGCCACAGTCGCGCCGCGCCCTTCCTCGTAGAACACCAGTTCGCCACCGCGCGCCCGTGCCAGCAGCGTGGCGAGCCGGTCCGCCGGCGCCAGCGCGGCGGCGATCACCGCCAGCACGCCGAGCATCGGCACGGCCCAGCGCGCCGCCGGCCGGACCCCGCTGCCAAGCGCCACGGCGATCACGCCGACCACGCCGGCGGCCACCGCCAGCATCGCCAGCGTATGCACCAGCCCGATAAAGGGGACCAGCACAAACCCGGCCAGCGCCGAGCCGGCAATGCCGCCCAGCGTATTTAGCGCCACCACGCTGCCCACGCCAGCGCCGACATGGCGGCTGTCGACGCCCACGCGCAACACGAACGGGAAGGCGGCGCCGAGCAGCAGCGTCGGCAAGAACACCACGCATAGCGAAGCCAGCGCAAAGGTGGCGCAGGCGGCGGCGAGCGGACTGGCGGTCTGCGCCTGCACCCATGCCGACAGCACGCCCTGCGCGCGCAGCAGCCATTCGCCCAGCAGCACCACTTCCAGCAGCGCCACCAGCCCGGCACCGGCCACCAGCAACCCGAATGCACCCCAGGGATCGCGAACCCGGTCGGCATACCGCGCGGCGAGCGCACTGCCAATGGCCAGCCCCGCCAGGTAAGTCGCAAGCACGACCGTGAAGGCGAAGCTGCGCGTGCTGATGAACTGCACGATCGCCTGCGACCACACCACTTCATAGCCGAGCGCGATGCCGCCGGCGGCTGCGTACAGCACCAGCGCCAGCCTGCCGTTGACAACGTCTCCCGCGACAGCGACGTCCCTCGGCCTGGCGGCTTGATCCGCTAGTGCAGCCGGCGTGCGCGAGGCCAGCCACCATGCCACCAGCGCAGCGGCACCGTTGAGCGCGCCCGCCACCATCGCGCTGCCCAGCATGCCAAGCAACGGGCCCAGCACGAAGCCCGCCAGCAACGTGCCGACGATGGCGCCCGCGGTATTGGCCGCATACAGGCGCCCGCCCTGCACCCCAACACGCCCCATCACCGGCGCCAGCGCGCGCATCAGCACCGGCAGTGTCCCGCCCATGGCGGCGGCCGGCAGCATCACCAGCACTAGCGGCAGCGCCCAAGCCAGCAAGCCAGCGCGCTGCTCCAGCCACGCGAACGGCGCCGCCGCATGGGCCAGCGCCACCGTCGCGCCGATGCCAAGCACCAGCACCGCCAGCTCCAGCCAGGCATACAAGCGCAGCGCATTGCCGTGGCGGTCCGCGATGCGGCCGAACAGCCAGCCGCCCAGCGCCAGCCCGGCAAAGAAAGCACTGACCGCAGTGGTGACCGCGTGTACGTCCACGCCCACCACCAGCGACAGCTGCCGGATCCAGACGATCTGGTAGATCAGCCCCGCGATGCCAGAGGCAAACAGCAAAACGGCCGCCCAGAGCCAGGTCTGTTCGGCCGCGCCGGATTGCCGCGGCATCGATGCGGCAGGCGTTCCGGTACCGGCGGCATTGTTGCCATGTCGCCGGTTGCCGCCCTGTGCGGCGTGTAGTCTGTCCATGCATTGCACCGGTGGAGCCAGCGCCACGTGGCAAGGGGCGCCGGCTTATCCCAATCCCGGGCGCAAGGCGCCCGGCGCCTACTTCTTCTGTTCGCGCTGCCGGAAGGACTCGTCGATCTTCTTGTCGACCCGCTCGCGCACCTGGTCAATGCTGAAGCTGGCAGGCCGCTGGCTGGGCGGATAGTTGACGAAGGTCTCCAGAAACACCGATGCCTTCATCGTACCGATCTCGGTCAGGTACGCGTTCTTGGTCAGCCAGTCGTTGTACTGGTCAGAGACTATGTCGGCGCGCTCGTACGGATCCATGCGCAGGTTGAAGACCTTCGGCACGCGCAGGCATTTGAACGGATCCTGCCAGACCTGAAAGCCTCCCGGCGACGTCTGCTCGCAGAAGACGATCTTCCAGTCGCCATAGCGCATGGCAACCAGCGCACCGTCATCGTTGAAGTAATAGAACTCGTTGCGCGCGCTCTTGTTGGTCTGCCCGGTCAGCAACGGCAATTGGTTGAAGCCGTCCAGGTGCACCTTGAAGTTCTTGCCGCCGAGCGATGCACCCTTGAGCAGCCGGTCCTTGACGTCGCCGTCACCGGCGGCCGCCATCAGCGTCGGGAACCAGTCCATCCCGGAGAACATCTCGTTGGTCACCGTGCCCGGCCTGACCTTGCCCGGCCACCGGATCATCGCCGGCACGCGGAACGCGCCTTCCCAGTTGGTGTCCTTCTCGCTGCGGAACGGCGTGGTTGCCGCGTCCGGCCAGGACCACTGGTTGGGGCCGTTGTCGGTCGTGTAGATCACGATGGTGTTGTCGGCCACCTTCAGGTCATCGAGCGTCTTGAGCAGCTTGCCGACGTCGCCGTCGTGCTCGATCATGCCGTCGGCATATTCGTTGCCGGGCATGCCGCTCTGCCCTTGCATGGAAGGCCGCACGTGCGTATAGGCGTGCATGCGCGTGGTGTTCATCCACACGAAAAAAGGCTTGCCCGCCTCGACCTGCTTGGTGATGAACTTCTGCGCGGCATCGGTGGTTTCGTCGTCGATGGTCTCCATGCGCTTGGTCGTAAGCGGACCGGTGTCCTCGATCTTGCCGTCGGCGGTGCTGTGCAACACCCCGCGCGGCGAGAAGTTCTTCACGAACGGGTCGTTCTTGTCCTTGGGCCAGTACGGGCGCTGCGGTTCCTCCTCGGCATTCAGGTGGTACAGGTTGCCGTAGAACTCGTCGAAGCCGTGCTTGGTCGGCAGGTATTCGTCGCGGTCGCCAAGGTGGTTCTTGCCGAACTGGCCGGTGGCGTAGCCCAGCGGCTTGAGCGCCTCGGCCAGCGTCACGTCGCGTGCCTGCAGGCCCACGGTTGCGCCCGGCGCGCCTACCTTGGACAAGCCAGTGCGCAAGGGCGTCTGTCCCGTGATAAATGACGAGCGCCCCGCCGTGCAGCTGTTCTCCGCGTAGTAGTCGGTGAACATCATCCCTTCACGCGCGATGCGGTCGATGTTGGGCGTGCGGTAGCCCAACACGCCCATGCTGTAGGCGCTGATATTGGTCTGCCCGACATCGTCGCCGAAGATGACCAGGATATTGGGCTTCTTGTCTGAAGTGCCACCAGTCGCGGCCACCGGTGCCGAGGCGGTGCCGACGGGTGCCGACGCATCCGCAGGGGCCGGCAGGTGCGATTCGGCGGTCGGCTGTGCCGGCGTGGCGGGCGGTGCAGTTGCCGTGGCTGGCGCCTGCGGCGCTGGCTGCTGCGTGGCCGGCGCCTGCTGCGTGGGCTCGTCCGCCTTCTTGCACCCGGCGATGGCGGCGATTGCCACCGCCACCGCCGCCATGGCAAAGCGCGCGCCGCGCCTTGCCGGTGCTGAGTCTCTCATTCGCTGCATTGAAGCCTCCGATCGTCAAAACCAGTGGATTGCCGCCTTACTTCCCGGCGCCCGCCGCCGGATAGATCTGCTGCCAGTCCTGCTTCATGCTGACCACCGTCCAGCCCCTCGCCTGCGCCGCGTCGAGCGCCTTGTCCAGCTTGCCGACCTTGGACTGGCGGTCGTAGGCGAACTCGCGCTCGGCGTCGTCATGGCGCACCAGCACCGCCATGCGCGGGCCGTCGCCGCCGGTGGTGTACTCGAGCATCTGCAGGTCGCCGTCGGAATTGCCGACAGCGAGGATTGGCCGGCGGCCGATATGGCGGTAGATGCCGACCGGCTTGCCGGGGCCGTCATCGATAAAGTCGAGTTTGGGATCGCGCATCAGCATGGGCTTGCCGTCGCGCACCATGTAGCGCACCGCCTGGGACGACCCGATTACCTGCTCGGGCGGGATGCCGTAGATCTGCTGGCTCCACGGCCGCATGAAATCGATGGTGCCGCCGGACACGATGTAGGTCTTGAAGCCGTTTGCGCGCAGGTAGGACAGCAGTTCGAGCTGCGGCTGGTAGACCAGCTCGGTATAGGGCCGGTTGAACTTGGGATGGCGCGCCTTGGACAACCAGTCGCGGATGGTGCGGTCGTACTCGTCCACGCTCATGCCGCTGTTGGCCGTGGCAATCAGCCCGAGCAGCTGCTTCTGGTTTGCCATCAGCGCGTCCATGTCGTTGGCCATCAGCGCCTTGAACGCGGCATTGCTGCGCCATTCCGGATGCTGAGGCGCGGCGGCCCGGACCTGGTCGAGCAGGAAGTAGAACTGGAAGTACAGCGGCTGCTCGCTCCACAGCGTGCCGTCGTTGTCGAACACGGCCACGCGCGCCTCGGGCGGCACGAAGCTGGGCGAGCCCGGGCTTGTCACGTCGGCCACGAACTTGAGCAGCGCCTGACGCGCAGCGCCATCGCGCCACGATGGCAAGGCCTGTTCGGCGGGCCGCGCCGCCTGAGTGGCAGTGGCCTGCGCCGTGGGTGCGGCCGGCGTGGCGGGCGTGGCGGGCGTGGTACACCCGGTAAGCTGCAGGCTGCCGAACGCCAGCGCGGCGCACAGTACGGCAATCGCCTTGCGCGAAGCGCCGGCGCCCGGCGCGGTATTAGCGGGCATGCTCATGATGCTTGCTCCTGTCTCGTGTCGCACCGGCCCGGCATCAGCGTGCCGCCGTCTGCGGCTGTCCGCCCATCGCCACCGGCGTCTCGCGGCGCATCTCGGCCCAGCGGCTGTCGTCCATCACCAGCCGGAAGCCAAGGTGCGACATGCTGTTGAAGGGATCCGTCCCGCGCCGGGCGCTGGGGCGGTAGCTCAAACAGAAGTCTTCGTTGCAGAGAAACGATCCCCCGCGCGTCACGCGCTTGGGGGCGTTGACAGGTACGCCGGGCTCGCTGGGATCCCACGAGGCCAGGGGGCCGACCGGGTTCTCGATCGGCTGCGCCTTGCCGGCTTCGCGCCGGAACTGGTCGGCGCGGTACCAGTCCGCGACCCATTGCCAGGCATTGCCGGTCATGTCGGACAGCCCGTAGCCGTTGGGTGGGAACGTGCCGACCGGGCTGGTGCCCAGCGCGCCGCCAGCCTTCGGGCTGACCACCTGGCTTACTACAGGGAACGGCTGGTTCTGCTGGCCCTGCCAGACGTTGGCCATCTGCTTGCCGGCGGGCGCGAACTGGTCGCCCCATGCGTAGGTGGCCTGCTCCAGCCCGCCACGCGCGGCAAATTCCCATTCCGCCTCGGTGGGCAGGCGCTTGCCCACCCATTTGGCGTAGGCCTGAGCGTCTTCGTACGACACCTGTACCACCGGATGATTGTCCTTGCCTTCGATCGAAGTACCGGGACCGGCCGGATGACGCCAGTCGGCGCCAGGCACGTAGCGCCACCAGCGCGAATAGTCCTGCAGCGGCACCGGACGCGGCGTGCCGACAAAGACCATGCCGCCGGCCACCATCGCGCTGTCGGGCGGACGCGGCGTACCGGGAGGCAGCTGTACCTTCAGGGTTTCCCAGTCCGGCACCCGCTCCGCCGTGGTGACGTAGCCCGTGGTCTCGATGAATCTGCGGAACTCGGCATTGGTGACGTGGTGCTTGTCCATCCAGAAGGCATGCACGCGCACCTTGTGCGCCGGCTTCTCGTTGGCCTGCGCCATCTTGCTGTCGCTGCCCATCAGGAATTCGCCGCCGGGTACATGGACCATGCCAGGCGGGCCGCTCTTGCCGTCGCCTTCCACCACCCCGGGT comes from the Cupriavidus sp. P-10 genome and includes:
- a CDS encoding vWA domain-containing protein encodes the protein MYQFEYPWLFVLLPLPLLLWWWLPPYREESASVRLPFFGEVASAAGLTPAPGAVVPRRNRLQRVLAPLAWALVVTAMARPQFLEAPLQKVQPVRDLLIALDLSQSMDTRDFRDPSGTLIPRVQAVRQVVSGFVAKRPGDRIGLIVFGDAPYPLAPFTLDHRLVQTLIDGMLPGEAGPSTALGDAIGLGIKLFDHSEAADKVLIVLTDGNDTASRMPPERAAGIARERGVKVHTIGIGDPNAAGEEKVDLGVLQRIAAQTGGRYFFGADQAGLEGIYATLDRITPHQHKTLSWRPRRELFMWPLGAAVAIVLGYQLLMLAYVAWLSRARHAAAAGPTGNAGEAS
- a CDS encoding DUF4381 domain-containing protein; the encoded protein is MSLTHSTAPGDTGSAATLHQLADLAMPPPPSWAPQTIGWPILGAVLLAALAWAGWRAWRRHRANRYRREALAELARLRADAGKDVVSRAAALQAMAALLKRTALAAWPRTQVASLAGAEWAAFLQAHAGRAQDTAPLLAALVQDAEYRGDAALAQWPDTQVEAVAGACRRWIAGHHVPV
- a CDS encoding DUF58 domain-containing protein; translation: MRLPFRALARAAPAEVQAPSSQATPGVSVDAAALAALEVAARDFHFLPRQPVHSVLAGRHASRVRGRGLSFEELRLYLPGDDIRSMDWRVTARTGKPHVRVYSEEKDRPVLLVVDQRINMFFGSRRAMKSVSAAEAAALAAWRVLAEGDRVGGVVFGDTQIAEFRPRRSRQAVQQLLGGIATLNQALRPDAPARRAAGQLNAALDRAVRLGSHDCLVIVISDFDGHDARTRDLMLSLAARNDVLTMLVHDPFLSELPASGQLVVSDGELQVELGFGQAAVRRSIAEFADTHGRELLDWHHAIGVPLLPLSAAEDTALQLRRLLGRPLQQAPVRQRAGAAP
- a CDS encoding AAA family ATPase, with translation MSARDDVLALQQRMGESIVGQQRMIERLLLGLLADGHLLVEGLPGLAKTRAIKMLARNLDARLSRIQFTPDLLPADITGSELYFTEGGKGEFRFQPGPVFANLVLADEVNRSPAKVQAALLEAMEERQVTVGGTTHKLEPLFLVMATQNPIEQEGTYPLPEAQMDRFLMHVSVGYPEADAEADIVRLAREEEGGAAGASAAAHAIRLAPASIFNARAEIHGIHVSDAVARYVVALVQATRAPKAVDDDLAEWIQIGVSPRGSIGLDKVARAHAWLHGRDFVTPEDVQAVVHDVFRHRLILSYEAHAAGIGADAAIDRLVQQVAVA
- a CDS encoding fused MFS/spermidine synthase produces the protein MDRLHAAQGGNRRHGNNAAGTGTPAASMPRQSGAAEQTWLWAAVLLFASGIAGLIYQIVWIRQLSLVVGVDVHAVTTAVSAFFAGLALGGWLFGRIADRHGNALRLYAWLELAVLVLGIGATVALAHAAAPFAWLEQRAGLLAWALPLVLVMLPAAAMGGTLPVLMRALAPVMGRVGVQGGRLYAANTAGAIVGTLLAGFVLGPLLGMLGSAMVAGALNGAAALVAWWLASRTPAALADQAARPRDVAVAGDVVNGRLALVLYAAAGGIALGYEVVWSQAIVQFISTRSFAFTVVLATYLAGLAIGSALAARYADRVRDPWGAFGLLVAGAGLVALLEVVLLGEWLLRAQGVLSAWVQAQTASPLAAACATFALASLCVVFLPTLLLGAAFPFVLRVGVDSRHVGAGVGSVVALNTLGGIAGSALAGFVLVPFIGLVHTLAMLAVAAGVVGVIAVALGSGVRPAARWAVPMLGVLAVIAAALAPADRLATLLARARGGELVFYEEGRGATVAVVEQSSPHHRFRRLYIQGVSNSGDTMTSLRYMRLQALLPLIVHGGTPRATLVIGLGTGITAGATLAWPGLERRVVAELLPPVARAVPKFTGNFGVATDRRVEVRLRDGRRELLQSPQRYDLITLEPPPPSAAGVASLYSTDFYRLAAARLQPGGLVAQWLPLPTQNDEDTRMLVRSFLDVFPHAMLWTTELHEMMLVGSLSPLTLDAARIRAGFAQPEVAAALQAVGVRSPAALLATWVTDRTGLDWYAADAPAVTDDRPRIEYAGWVRREAFPETLAKLLSLQSEPPLTGADEALWQDVQRERRILHTFYRAGLDAYRGDREGWASHIAQVMRADPDNPYYAWFVGGGATRGAPAAPRTVP
- a CDS encoding arylsulfatase — encoded protein: MQRMRDSAPARRGARFAMAAVAVAIAAIAGCKKADEPTQQAPATQQPAPQAPATATAPPATPAQPTAESHLPAPADASAPVGTASAPVAATGGTSDKKPNILVIFGDDVGQTNISAYSMGVLGYRTPNIDRIAREGMMFTDYYAENSCTAGRSSFITGQTPLRTGLSKVGAPGATVGLQARDVTLAEALKPLGYATGQFGKNHLGDRDEYLPTKHGFDEFYGNLYHLNAEEEPQRPYWPKDKNDPFVKNFSPRGVLHSTADGKIEDTGPLTTKRMETIDDETTDAAQKFITKQVEAGKPFFVWMNTTRMHAYTHVRPSMQGQSGMPGNEYADGMIEHDGDVGKLLKTLDDLKVADNTIVIYTTDNGPNQWSWPDAATTPFRSEKDTNWEGAFRVPAMIRWPGKVRPGTVTNEMFSGMDWFPTLMAAAGDGDVKDRLLKGASLGGKNFKVHLDGFNQLPLLTGQTNKSARNEFYYFNDDGALVAMRYGDWKIVFCEQTSPGGFQVWQDPFKCLRVPKVFNLRMDPYERADIVSDQYNDWLTKNAYLTEIGTMKASVFLETFVNYPPSQRPASFSIDQVRERVDKKIDESFRQREQKK
- a CDS encoding HAD family hydrolase yields the protein MSMPANTAPGAGASRKAIAVLCAALAFGSLQLTGCTTPATPATPAAPTAQATATQAARPAEQALPSWRDGAARQALLKFVADVTSPGSPSFVPPEARVAVFDNDGTLWSEQPLYFQFYFLLDQVRAAAPQHPEWRSNAAFKALMANDMDALMANQKQLLGLIATANSGMSVDEYDRTIRDWLSKARHPKFNRPYTELVYQPQLELLSYLRANGFKTYIVSGGTIDFMRPWSQQIYGIPPEQVIGSSQAVRYMVRDGKPMLMRDPKLDFIDDGPGKPVGIYRHIGRRPILAVGNSDGDLQMLEYTTGGDGPRMAVLVRHDDAEREFAYDRQSKVGKLDKALDAAQARGWTVVSMKQDWQQIYPAAGAGK
- a CDS encoding formylglycine-generating enzyme family protein, whose product is MATGKRNGLHSQAPAHGAAQALPAPAAAPQRRRRFLVAVLACAGIAAGAGGSWWYAQSRSGKAPGVVEGDGKSGPPGMVHVPGGEFLMGSDSKMAQANEKPAHKVRVHAFWMDKHHVTNAEFRRFIETTGYVTTAERVPDWETLKVQLPPGTPRPPDSAMVAGGMVFVGTPRPVPLQDYSRWWRYVPGADWRHPAGPGTSIEGKDNHPVVQVSYEDAQAYAKWVGKRLPTEAEWEFAARGGLEQATYAWGDQFAPAGKQMANVWQGQQNQPFPVVSQVVSPKAGGALGTSPVGTFPPNGYGLSDMTGNAWQWVADWYRADQFRREAGKAQPIENPVGPLASWDPSEPGVPVNAPKRVTRGGSFLCNEDFCLSYRPSARRGTDPFNSMSHLGFRLVMDDSRWAEMRRETPVAMGGQPQTAAR